TCCATAGCAAGCTGAAGCTGTAAAGCTAAAAATTCCAAATCGCTCTTCCCAAAGATCGTAAGAAGGAAGTGGTAAATCTAGCGCTTCATCCATAAATTGCAACAAGAACTTAGCTCCTGGCCGTACTAAGAACTTATAGAGCGATTGAGCAAATTCAATATCTCCTGTCGATTGATAATGCTCCCAAAAAGCCCAGAGAACAAGAGCAGTTTCATCTTCTTGTATTGGAAGCTGAGATTGCTTTAAACGATCCACATAGGGATGCCAGCTCGATCCTACAGAGCCATCAGGATTGTATTTGTGATGTAAATACCCTTCTTTTGAAAGAAGCTCTGCACAGCAGCGATAGAAGTTCGCCACCATTCCATGGTAACCTGCTTTTGACATCGCTGAAGCAATGAGCGCGCCATCTCTTGGCCACATATAACTATAATGGTCTCGATTGTAATGCAAAATGTCTGAATCATTCGCCGCAATAATCGTTCCATTTTGGTTGGTTTGCGTTCGAACAATTAATAAGCTTCTTTTATAAAGTGAAAGAATGTCCGATCCTAAGTCTGTCTCAGGTAACACCGACTTATTCACCCAACGGTTCCAGTACATCCGAATTTTTTCAACAGTCAATTGTGTTCCAATCTCACTTACATACTCATGAATACTACTAACTTCTTCCTTCGTTCTTCCAACTGTCATCCAATAATAGGCTACTTTCTCACTGTTAGGTTCCAGCTTCGTTTCCAAAGAAAATGTGCTATCTACTGATCCCTGTGCGATGGGATTCACATGTAAGTGGCCGTCTTCAGCATCGCGCCACGTACCTTCAGCAGCCTGGAATCGTTTCACACCAGAAGTATACTGTTTAATCCCCGCCCCATCTATTTCACCATTAAAAAGAAAATATCGATATCGTTTGTAATGAATCATCGACTTAGTATCCGGACAATAATAAGCTGTATCGCCTACTTCAGTTTCATAAATATTCAGATCTTGATGAAAAAAAATCCTAACGTCACGTCTTTGACCTTCAAGGTTATGAATCGTAATCTTACGAATCATCAGCATCTCACGCTGATGGACCCCCTCTTCAAACACAAGCTTAAGTCCGAGATGAGGATGGACAGCCGTACTATATGTTACCAGCGTGTCTTGATCATAATTAGGCTGAATCTCCCATTCAGATGAATGTAACCATGAAAATTTCCCATCTACCCAAACCCCTATACGATTTGCATGACCTTGAACGTGATTTTGCTGCCCAACATACGGATAATAAATATCTCGTATTTGAAGAAACTGGTCCATATTTATAAGCAATTGTCCATTTCCTATTACTAAGTGTCTTGGCATTTTGCTACCTCCTATCCATCTCCTACACTAGTTTATTGCACGAGTGGACAGGTCATTACTTAAGCTTTCTAATTATATGAAAAAACCACACTCTAATTTAGAGTGTGGTTCGATCACTATGCATTAAGGTCGTATCGTTTCCCCTTCACAACATAAATCACGCTTTCGGAAATGTTCGTACAGTGATCACCAATACGTTCAACATAGCGGCATATAAATGAAAGCTGTTGAATTTGACTAACACTTTCAGGATGTTCGGTCATTAACTCAAGTAGCTCCTTCACAAGACGACCATACATGTTGTCAATTTCATCATCTGCATCAGCAACAGCCATAGCCTTATTCACATCTTCATCATAGAAAGACGCAAGAACTTCTCTCAACATGTTATTTGCTTTCTCAGCTAGCGCTGGGATTTCTTCGATTGGCTTTACGAATGGCTTGTCGCCAATACGGATAATCGACTTTGCAATGTTGACCGCAAGATCTCCAACACGCTCAACATCTGTTGTAATTTTAAGTGCTGAGATGAGTCTTCTCAAATCTGTTGCAAGCGGCTGCTCTTTGGCAATTAACCAGATCGCTCTTTCATTAATTTCTTCCTCAAGTCTGTTTATTTTATGGTCATTTTCAATGATCTCAAGAGCTTTGTTAACATCCTGAGCTTTTAATGCTGTAATCGCATCATCAACTGCTATTTGTGCTAGTGATCCGAGTTCAAGTAGTTGTGACTTTATCTCATCTAACTGTTCCTGGAAATTCTCTCTTACTACCATGGTTGCTCACCCCCGAATTTATTAACCGAAACGGCCTGTAATATAATCTTCTGTACGCTTGTCAGTTGGATTAGAAAACAGCTGATTCGTATCAGAAAACTCAACGACTTCACCGTTTAAGAAAAAGGCGGTTTTATCAGAGATACGAGCTGCTTGTTGCATGTTGTGAGTTACAATAATAATACTGAAATCCTTCTTCAATTCCTGAACAAGCTCTTCTACTTTAAGGGTAGAAATTGGGTCAAGAGCAGAAGTTGGTTCATCCATTAGAATCACGTCAGGCTCAATAGCAAGGCAACGCGCAATGCAAAGACGCTGCTGCTGCCCACCGGATAAACCGTAGGCATTCTCGTTAAGACGATCTTTTACTTCTTCCCAAAGCGCTGCGCCTTTTAAGCTTTTTTCTACGATTTCATCTAAAACCTTTTTATTTTTAATTCCATGAATTTTAGGGCCATAAACAACATTTTCATAGATTGACTTTGGAAATGGATTCGGTTTCTGGAAAACCATACCTACCTTTGTGCGCAAGTCTTCTACTTTATATTTGTTTTCAAAAATGTTTTTCCCTCGATAATTAATATCACCAGACATTTTTACAATCGGCACCATTTCTACCATTCTGTTAAGTGCTTTAATAAAGGTTGATTTCCCACACCCAGATGGCCCGATGATGGCTGTTACCTGATTTTCTGGAATTTCAAATTTGATATCTTTAAGTGCTTGATCTTTACCGTACCAAAGATTGAAATTTTGAATGCTATAAACTGATTTCTCCTCTTTATTCTGTTTTTCTGAACGAGGAGCTTTCACAACTTTTTTTTCATCCATGATTGTTTTCAATTTCAAAATCCCCTTTTCACATTGATGAGAGTTTTATTCAATCTACAGTCTCTTTGAGAATTTATTTCGTATTAATACAGCAATTGAATTCATAATGAGCAACATTGCGAGAAGTACAATAATACCAGCTGCTGCTACATCGTGGAATTCCGTTTGTGGACGACTTGTCCAGTTGAAAATTTGAATAGGCATTACTGTAAATCCGGACAGTAAATTCTCAGGTAAATAGGCTACAAACGTTAGTGCACCAATCATTAGAAGTGGAGCTGTTTCCCCAATTGCTCGAGAAAGGGCAAGAATTCCTCCTGTAAGTATTCCAGGAATAGCAGCAGGAAGTACTACTTTCTTGATGGTTTGCCATTTTGTAGCACCCATTGCATAAGAAGCTTCACGTAATTCTTTTGGAACAGAGCGAACGGCTTCTTGAGCTGCTACTACAATAATTGGTAGAATAAGCAAGCTCATCGTTAGTCCACCTGCAAGAACACTACGCCCCATTTCCAACATACGAACAAATACAGTTAGTCCGAGTAAACCAAAAACGATTGAAGGTACGCCAGCCAAATTGGATATATTGATTTGAATAAAAGTTGTAAACTTATTTTTCTTTGCGTATTCTTCGAGATATATCGCAGTTCCTACACCAAGAATGAGTGAAACTGGAGCAATCACAGCCATTAACCAAAGTGAACCAAAGAAGGCTGCTTTGATCCCAGCTTTCTCAGGGAAACGCGATGCGAAATTTTGAAAGAACTGAAGGTCGAGATAACCAATTCCTTGAGTGAATATCCGATATAACAAGATAACAAGTACAACAAGGGCAAACATCGTTGCACCAAAAAAGATTCCTTTAAGAATTTTATTTTGTGTTAATCTGGTTTGCATTCTACTTTTAACTTTTGCCTGATCTACTAATTGCATTAGTATTCCTCCCTGAATCTACGAGAAATATATTGCGCGATAAGGTTCATGATAAGCGTGAATAGGAAGAGCGTCATACCGACAGCATAAATGCTGTAATAAATTGTCGTTCCAAATCCGGCATCACCAAGACTTACCTGGACAATATAAGATGTCATCGTTTGGATCGATTCCGTAACATCTAATGTAAGCTTAGGTGTTGCACCACCCGCTACTGTTACAATCATCGTTTCACCAATTGCTCGAGAAATCGCAAGCACAAAGGATGCAATAATTCCTGATAAAGCTGCTGGCAACACAACTTTCACAGCTACTTCAAAACGAGTTGCCCCAACACCAAGCGCACCTTCTCTAATTGCATTCGGAACAGAACTCATCGCATCCTCAGAAAGCGATGCAATCATGGGGATAATCATGATTCCAATAACAATACCAGGACTTAACGCATTAAAGACCGGTAAGCTCGGAATAATGTTCTGTAGTACAGGTGTAACAAAGGTTAAAGCAAAGAAACCATACACAATTGTCGGAATACCTGCTAATACTTCTAGAATCGGTTTAATAAATCTTCTTACACGATCACTTGCATATTCACTCAAATAAATGGCTGCTGCAAGACCAAACGGGATAGCAACCAGCATGGCAATTCCAGTAATCATAAGTGTTCCTGAAATAAGTGGCCAAATACCGTAATCAGGATCACTTTCAAAGAATGGATACCAATCTTTGTTTGTAAAAAACTCAACAATAGACACATGGTTAAAAAAGGTGATTGTTTCGACAATCAGTGTAAACACAATTCCGAGCGTTGTTAATACCGAAATAATTGCACATAAAAGCAATAAGCCCGGTACAAGTTTCTCCATAAACTTCGCTCGTGCTTGATTTTTCTCTTTTTTGTCTTTAATCATTTGACGAACTGAGCTTTGCATTTATTACTCCCCCTCACAAAGAGCAAAACAGGATTAAGTGAGGAGTATGAACTCCTCACCAATCTGCTTTAATTTATTCTTATTTACCAGCGATTTCGTTTAGCTTATCCATATCTTCTGTATACTTTTCTTCTGGAAGAGCTACGTAACCTACTGCTTCAGCCATATCTCCAGCGTTCTCAAGTGCGTATTTAGTGAAATCATAAACAGCTGGATTATCAGTTACTGCAGAATGTTTTACATAAGTGAATAGTGGACGGGAAAGTGGTTCATAAGATCCGTCTTGAATTGTCTCTGCATTCGGCTCTATTGCTTCGCCGTCACCGTTAACAATTGGAATAACATTTAAGCTATCTTTATTTTCAAGATAGTAAGCATATCCGAAGAATGCCATACCGTTTTTAGAACCAGTTACACCATTTACAAGTACATTGTCGTCTTCAGAAAGTGTTGCTTCTTTTACCATTTGCTCATCTTCTAGAACAACTTCATTAAAGTAATCATACGTACCAGAGTCCGTACCTGGGCTAAATAGTTCGATTTTTTCTTCAGGCCATTCAGAGTTAACGTCACTCCACATTGTTGCTTCGCCAGTCCAGATCATTTTAAGCTCGTCGATTGTAAGCTGATCTACCCAGTCATTTTCAGAGTTAACAACG
The sequence above is drawn from the Pseudalkalibacillus hwajinpoensis genome and encodes:
- a CDS encoding glycoside hydrolase family 15 protein, which encodes MPRHLVIGNGQLLINMDQFLQIRDIYYPYVGQQNHVQGHANRIGVWVDGKFSWLHSSEWEIQPNYDQDTLVTYSTAVHPHLGLKLVFEEGVHQREMLMIRKITIHNLEGQRRDVRIFFHQDLNIYETEVGDTAYYCPDTKSMIHYKRYRYFLFNGEIDGAGIKQYTSGVKRFQAAEGTWRDAEDGHLHVNPIAQGSVDSTFSLETKLEPNSEKVAYYWMTVGRTKEEVSSIHEYVSEIGTQLTVEKIRMYWNRWVNKSVLPETDLGSDILSLYKRSLLIVRTQTNQNGTIIAANDSDILHYNRDHYSYMWPRDGALIASAMSKAGYHGMVANFYRCCAELLSKEGYLHHKYNPDGSVGSSWHPYVDRLKQSQLPIQEDETALVLWAFWEHYQSTGDIEFAQSLYKFLVRPGAKFLLQFMDEALDLPLPSYDLWEERFGIFSFTASACYGGLMAAHSFARLFGEDDRADSYFEGAQRIKKGIETHLYDKTRSCFIRGLYRNCETGEITKDYTIESSLFGLFAFGVFPADDPRVVRTMEEIEKRLSVKTSIGGVARYVSDYYFQQSQNVEEVPGNPWVICTLWIAKWKISSAQTIEQLRDAKNHIDWVFKQALTSGILPEQVHPYTGKPLSVAPLTWSHATYVDVVKDYLEKYESLSSTKTT
- the phoU gene encoding phosphate signaling complex protein PhoU — translated: MVVRENFQEQLDEIKSQLLELGSLAQIAVDDAITALKAQDVNKALEIIENDHKINRLEEEINERAIWLIAKEQPLATDLRRLISALKITTDVERVGDLAVNIAKSIIRIGDKPFVKPIEEIPALAEKANNMLREVLASFYDEDVNKAMAVADADDEIDNMYGRLVKELLELMTEHPESVSQIQQLSFICRYVERIGDHCTNISESVIYVVKGKRYDLNA
- the pstB gene encoding phosphate ABC transporter ATP-binding protein PstB, which translates into the protein MDEKKVVKAPRSEKQNKEEKSVYSIQNFNLWYGKDQALKDIKFEIPENQVTAIIGPSGCGKSTFIKALNRMVEMVPIVKMSGDINYRGKNIFENKYKVEDLRTKVGMVFQKPNPFPKSIYENVVYGPKIHGIKNKKVLDEIVEKSLKGAALWEEVKDRLNENAYGLSGGQQQRLCIARCLAIEPDVILMDEPTSALDPISTLKVEELVQELKKDFSIIIVTHNMQQAARISDKTAFFLNGEVVEFSDTNQLFSNPTDKRTEDYITGRFG
- the pstA gene encoding phosphate ABC transporter permease PstA — protein: MQLVDQAKVKSRMQTRLTQNKILKGIFFGATMFALVVLVILLYRIFTQGIGYLDLQFFQNFASRFPEKAGIKAAFFGSLWLMAVIAPVSLILGVGTAIYLEEYAKKNKFTTFIQINISNLAGVPSIVFGLLGLTVFVRMLEMGRSVLAGGLTMSLLILPIIVVAAQEAVRSVPKELREASYAMGATKWQTIKKVVLPAAIPGILTGGILALSRAIGETAPLLMIGALTFVAYLPENLLSGFTVMPIQIFNWTSRPQTEFHDVAAAGIIVLLAMLLIMNSIAVLIRNKFSKRL
- the pstC gene encoding phosphate ABC transporter permease subunit PstC, which produces MQSSVRQMIKDKKEKNQARAKFMEKLVPGLLLLCAIISVLTTLGIVFTLIVETITFFNHVSIVEFFTNKDWYPFFESDPDYGIWPLISGTLMITGIAMLVAIPFGLAAAIYLSEYASDRVRRFIKPILEVLAGIPTIVYGFFALTFVTPVLQNIIPSLPVFNALSPGIVIGIMIIPMIASLSEDAMSSVPNAIREGALGVGATRFEVAVKVVLPAALSGIIASFVLAISRAIGETMIVTVAGGATPKLTLDVTESIQTMTSYIVQVSLGDAGFGTTIYYSIYAVGMTLFLFTLIMNLIAQYISRRFREEY
- a CDS encoding PstS family phosphate ABC transporter substrate-binding protein — encoded protein: MKFKGIMLMVVMSLVMVFAAACGNNSGNTENSGSTNSDGEVSGDVLMDGSSTVFPIMEAVAEEYASAQPDVKVSVGVSGSGGGFEKFAAGETDMSNASRPIKEEEVSALEEAGIEFTEFEIAKDGLSIVVNSENDWVDQLTIDELKMIWTGEATMWSDVNSEWPEEKIELFSPGTDSGTYDYFNEVVLEDEQMVKEATLSEDDNVLVNGVTGSKNGMAFFGYAYYLENKDSLNVIPIVNGDGEAIEPNAETIQDGSYEPLSRPLFTYVKHSAVTDNPAVYDFTKYALENAGDMAEAVGYVALPEEKYTEDMDKLNEIAGK